From Verrucomicrobiia bacterium, the proteins below share one genomic window:
- a CDS encoding protein kinase, whose translation MIGQTVSHYRIESEIGQGGMGVVYRALDTRLERAVALKFLSPQFVSHPEAKARFLNEARAASALNHPNICTIYEIGEYDSREFIVMELVEGEALSKIIAVGKLSVPTVLDYSLQLAEALEAAHKKGVIHRDIKPDNILVTAEGRLKIMDFGLAKIRHTTRITTTGAALGTAAYMAPEQARGELVDARADLFALGMIMYEMLTGRHPFAGPQSPEHPAAVIYAILHEKPEPLAHYAANIPAGLETVILKALEKSPARRYQSARELASDLRLLVQSPLHTLPVAQAPIRPSVAVLHFDNLSDSEEDKYFAAGITEDIITDLSNIEGLRVASRMQVEQFRFKPIDLAEIGRRLQVDYVLQGSVRRAASIVRITAQLTKVADGFQVWSRRFDREMKHIFEIQDEVSKEVASALKVRLSPDDLARIEKIPTNNLQAYDYFLKGREYNWSVVTEAQKEYIDLAVKMFEKAIELDPAFAEAWAGLGEVYTSYSIRRIDFNPEYIKKAEENIKKALEISPDLAEARRALGRFYASQRRFAEAAVELGRAIELKPNYADAYYSFGAARFEEGKYAEALRAFQKVLELRPTFFLAFLTAAETAWVLQNYELTENYLKRCDELVLGHFKAYDIAGWLHIRQGKLELAREDFRLAAERCENPSFAETISFGLILLSDHDRAIQLLQRVGNSVNGTNLYLLGLAYALKGMEKEARLAWGTGRAFLERQLDEVPVLLTPLMLASLALIRGAEGKLEEAFCAVRQGEAVELAKPEEKAALKVVAGILFGQKKDAVQAVEALKNSRSKYYTPVEAALDPRLKDIANSPGFKAYLTS comes from the coding sequence ATGATAGGCCAGACCGTTTCCCACTACCGGATTGAATCGGAAATCGGCCAAGGGGGAATGGGGGTGGTTTACCGGGCACTGGACACCCGGTTGGAGCGAGCGGTGGCGCTGAAGTTTCTTTCCCCGCAATTCGTATCCCATCCCGAGGCCAAAGCCCGTTTTTTGAACGAAGCCCGGGCCGCTTCGGCTTTGAACCATCCCAACATCTGCACCATCTACGAAATCGGGGAATACGACAGCCGGGAGTTTATCGTGATGGAGTTGGTGGAAGGGGAGGCTCTTTCCAAAATCATCGCCGTCGGCAAACTTTCGGTGCCCACCGTTCTCGATTATTCACTGCAACTGGCTGAAGCGCTGGAAGCGGCCCACAAAAAGGGGGTTATTCACCGGGACATCAAACCGGACAACATCCTTGTGACCGCCGAAGGGCGGCTTAAGATAATGGATTTCGGCTTGGCCAAAATCCGGCACACCACCCGGATTACGACGACCGGGGCCGCCCTTGGAACCGCCGCCTATATGGCTCCGGAACAGGCCCGTGGGGAGTTGGTGGATGCTCGGGCGGACCTTTTTGCTTTGGGGATGATTATGTATGAAATGCTCACCGGTCGGCATCCCTTTGCGGGGCCGCAATCCCCGGAACACCCGGCTGCGGTCATTTATGCCATTTTGCACGAAAAACCGGAACCCTTGGCGCATTATGCCGCCAATATCCCGGCCGGGTTGGAGACGGTCATCTTGAAGGCGCTGGAAAAAAGCCCGGCTCGCCGTTACCAGAGTGCCCGGGAACTGGCGTCCGATTTGCGTCTCTTGGTTCAATCCCCCCTCCATACCCTGCCCGTGGCGCAAGCCCCCATCCGCCCTTCCGTGGCGGTTTTGCATTTTGATAATCTGTCCGATTCTGAGGAGGATAAATATTTCGCCGCCGGAATCACCGAAGACATCATTACCGATTTATCCAATATCGAAGGGCTGCGGGTCGCTTCCCGAATGCAGGTGGAACAATTCCGCTTCAAGCCGATCGACTTGGCGGAAATCGGCCGCCGGCTGCAGGTTGATTATGTTTTGCAGGGCTCCGTGCGCCGGGCTGCCAGCATCGTGCGCATCACGGCACAACTGACCAAGGTCGCGGACGGTTTTCAGGTCTGGTCCCGTCGCTTTGACCGAGAAATGAAACATATTTTTGAAATTCAGGATGAAGTTTCCAAGGAAGTGGCATCGGCCTTGAAAGTCCGGTTATCCCCCGACGATTTGGCCCGCATCGAAAAGATTCCGACCAACAATTTGCAGGCCTACGATTATTTCCTCAAGGGCCGGGAATACAACTGGAGTGTAGTTACTGAAGCGCAGAAGGAGTACATCGATTTGGCGGTGAAAATGTTTGAAAAAGCGATTGAGTTGGACCCCGCCTTTGCCGAGGCCTGGGCCGGTCTGGGAGAAGTGTACACCTCCTACAGCATCCGGCGCATTGATTTTAATCCGGAGTACATCAAAAAGGCCGAGGAAAATATAAAAAAAGCGCTGGAGATCTCACCGGATCTGGCGGAAGCCCGCCGGGCTTTGGGGCGCTTCTACGCCAGCCAGAGGCGTTTTGCCGAAGCAGCGGTCGAACTGGGACGGGCAATTGAGTTGAAGCCGAACTACGCGGATGCCTACTACAGTTTTGGTGCCGCCCGTTTTGAGGAAGGGAAATACGCCGAGGCGCTGCGGGCCTTTCAAAAAGTACTGGAACTCCGTCCAACCTTTTTTCTGGCGTTTCTAACGGCGGCGGAAACCGCCTGGGTACTGCAGAATTATGAGTTGACGGAAAACTACCTTAAACGCTGCGATGAACTGGTTTTGGGGCATTTCAAGGCGTATGACATCGCCGGTTGGTTGCATATCCGCCAGGGGAAGCTCGAGTTGGCCCGGGAGGACTTTCGACTGGCGGCGGAGCGTTGCGAAAACCCAAGTTTTGCCGAAACCATTAGTTTCGGTTTGATTCTGCTATCCGACCATGATCGTGCCATTCAACTTTTGCAACGGGTAGGGAATTCGGTCAACGGTACCAACCTCTACCTGCTGGGACTGGCCTATGCCCTCAAAGGGATGGAAAAGGAGGCCCGGCTGGCTTGGGGAACGGGAAGGGCGTTTCTCGAACGACAGCTTGACGAAGTCCCGGTCTTGCTGACCCCGTTGATGCTGGCCAGTCTGGCTTTAATTAGAGGGGCGGAGGGGAAATTAGAGGAGGCTTTTTGCGCTGTTCGGCAAGGGGAGGCAGTGGAGTTGGCCAAGCCCGAGGAAAAGGCCGCCTTGAAGGTGGTCGCGGGGATACTGTTTGGACAAAAAAAGGATGCCGTTCAAGCCGTGGAAGCTTTAAAAAACTCCCGCTCCAAATATTACACTCCCGTCGAGGCGGCCTTGGACCCGCGCTTGAAAGATATTGCCAACTCCCCAGGATTTAAAGCATATTTGACCAGTTGA